From Acinetobacter sp. ASP199, the proteins below share one genomic window:
- a CDS encoding SDR family NAD(P)-dependent oxidoreductase has translation MILVTGGLGFIGSHIALSLLAQGQQVIVVDNLANASLQTLERLEFISGMYVPFVKIDIRNTPALNKVFEQNSIDAVVHTASFKSLEESVLKPLEYYNDNVSCIMSLLRAMQRTGVRHLVHLSSLAVYGQSSPDLTEETPFNFIYPNPYIKSQQMVEEIIRDTARTDNEWKTAILRLCNISGAFEHGVLGEVVSPLPKNIVPLAMQVGALQRESIELRKQANTEDKTVERSFLHVLDCCDAIIKSLQWLSTQSFACEAFDIAGELISIQKLLDEIGEVTQINIKTEEALYYTNPELDQVGSKAEKARNNLKWQPQRSIRQMLEDEWRFYQNTLRGQ, from the coding sequence ATGATTTTAGTGACCGGTGGTTTAGGCTTTATAGGCTCTCATATTGCTTTAAGTCTGCTCGCACAAGGGCAACAGGTCATTGTGGTCGATAATCTGGCCAATGCCAGCCTGCAAACGCTAGAGCGTCTTGAATTCATTTCCGGCATGTATGTGCCTTTTGTCAAAATCGATATCCGTAATACTCCCGCTTTAAACAAGGTCTTTGAACAGAATTCCATTGACGCCGTAGTACATACTGCAAGCTTTAAATCATTAGAAGAATCGGTGCTAAAACCGCTGGAATATTACAATGATAATGTCAGTTGTATTATGAGTCTCCTACGTGCCATGCAACGGACTGGTGTTCGTCATCTGGTGCATTTGTCTAGTCTTGCTGTTTACGGACAATCTAGTCCTGATCTGACTGAAGAGACACCATTTAATTTCATTTATCCAAATCCCTATATCAAGTCTCAGCAGATGGTAGAAGAAATCATCCGTGATACTGCACGAACCGATAATGAATGGAAAACTGCGATCCTCAGATTATGCAATATCTCCGGTGCTTTTGAGCATGGGGTGCTGGGTGAAGTGGTGTCGCCACTACCGAAAAATATTGTGCCTTTAGCTATGCAGGTTGGAGCCTTACAGCGAGAAAGTATTGAACTGCGTAAACAGGCCAATACTGAAGATAAAACTGTAGAACGCAGTTTTTTGCATGTATTAGATTGCTGCGATGCAATTATTAAGAGCCTGCAATGGCTCAGTACACAAAGTTTTGCCTGTGAAGCTTTTGATATAGCAGGTGAATTGATCTCAATTCAGAAATTGCTCGACGAAATTGGTGAAGTGACACAAATTAACATCAAGACGGAAGAGGCGCTATATTACACCAATCCGGAATTGGATCAGGTCGGCTCTAAGGCTGAAAAAGCCAGGAATAATTTAAAATGGCAACCCCAGCGCTCGATTCGGCAAATGCTTGAAGACGAGTGGCGTTTCTATCAGAACACGTTACGCGGGCAATAG
- a CDS encoding glycoside hydrolase family protein, producing MGISGQRIITGPSEEQVQATAVKEGYTPKPIIPVKGDVPTIGHGTTVYPNGVRVKMTDPAIDRKTALQYLKLHMDKDAQRFNKTVLNIPISQPEYDLYLDFTYQYGTGAWSGSSMLRHLKAREYIQACKSLLKWKYVAKRDCSIRSNNCYGVWTRQVERYNKCMGVN from the coding sequence ATGGGTATCAGCGGTCAGAGAATAATTACTGGCCCAAGTGAAGAGCAGGTGCAGGCCACTGCAGTAAAAGAAGGTTACACACCTAAACCCATCATTCCAGTCAAAGGCGATGTACCGACCATTGGCCACGGCACTACGGTTTATCCGAATGGTGTACGAGTCAAGATGACAGATCCTGCAATTGATCGTAAAACAGCGCTTCAATATCTGAAACTTCACATGGATAAAGATGCACAGCGCTTCAATAAAACAGTTCTGAATATTCCAATTTCACAGCCTGAATATGATCTTTATCTTGATTTCACATACCAGTACGGCACTGGTGCCTGGTCTGGGTCATCAATGCTTCGTCATTTGAAAGCGCGTGAATATATCCAGGCGTGTAAATCACTTTTGAAATGGAAGTATGTGGCCAAACGTGACTGCAGTATTCGTTCTAACAATTGTTATGGCGTGTGGACCCGACAAGTTGAGCGCTATAACAAATGCATGGGAGTGAACTAG
- the fumC gene encoding class II fumarate hydratase yields MQTRIEHDTMGEVAVPSEALWGAQTQRSLQNFKIGNERLPRPMIRAMGLVKKAAALTNAELNQIPQELSAYIVAAAEEVIAGQWDSQFPLVVWQTGSGTQSNMNCNEVIANIANQNLGNPLGSQKPVHPNDHVNRAQSTNDSFPTAIHVAASLQISELLIPAVKKLRDTLHSKSQEFSDIVKIGRTHLQDATPLTLGQEFSGYVSQLDHGLLRLEQAMHGLYELPLGGTAVGTGLNAHPDYAVKAAQTLAKLTGLPFVTAPNKFEALAGRDAAVFASGALKTLAVSLNKIANDIRWLASGPRCGFGELRIPENEPGSSIMPGKVNPTQSEAMTMVVAQVLGNDTTVNVAGASGNFELNVFMPVIAFNLLQSIQLLGDACNSFNDNCAVGIEPNRDKIEHFLHDSLMLVTALNPVIGYENAAKVAKTAYKEGKTLKQVAVELGLVTAEQFDEVVRPENMVSPNVK; encoded by the coding sequence ATGCAAACACGTATTGAACATGACACCATGGGTGAAGTGGCTGTACCTAGCGAAGCACTTTGGGGAGCACAAACGCAGCGTAGTTTGCAGAATTTTAAAATTGGCAATGAACGTCTGCCGCGTCCAATGATCCGTGCTATGGGGTTAGTGAAAAAGGCCGCAGCGCTGACCAATGCTGAATTGAATCAGATTCCACAGGAACTTTCAGCTTATATCGTTGCAGCCGCAGAAGAAGTGATTGCAGGGCAATGGGATAGTCAATTCCCATTGGTGGTCTGGCAGACAGGTTCTGGTACACAGAGCAATATGAACTGTAATGAAGTCATTGCCAATATTGCGAATCAAAATCTGGGGAATCCTTTAGGTTCGCAAAAACCAGTCCATCCAAATGACCATGTCAATCGTGCTCAATCAACGAATGACTCTTTCCCAACAGCAATTCACGTCGCGGCAAGTCTGCAAATCAGTGAGTTACTAATTCCGGCAGTGAAAAAACTGCGCGATACCTTGCATAGCAAGTCTCAGGAATTCTCAGATATCGTTAAAATCGGCCGTACTCATCTACAGGATGCTACGCCGTTGACACTTGGTCAGGAGTTCAGTGGTTATGTATCGCAACTCGATCATGGTTTATTGCGTCTGGAACAGGCAATGCATGGTTTATATGAATTGCCTTTAGGTGGTACTGCTGTAGGTACAGGCTTAAATGCTCATCCTGACTATGCGGTTAAAGCAGCACAAACTTTGGCAAAACTGACTGGTCTGCCATTTGTTACTGCACCAAACAAGTTTGAAGCTTTGGCAGGTCGTGATGCGGCAGTCTTTGCTTCTGGCGCATTAAAAACATTAGCTGTAAGCCTAAATAAGATAGCGAATGACATCCGCTGGTTAGCCAGTGGTCCACGTTGTGGTTTTGGTGAGCTACGTATTCCTGAAAATGAACCCGGTTCAAGCATTATGCCTGGTAAGGTCAATCCAACGCAGAGCGAAGCAATGACCATGGTCGTAGCGCAAGTCTTAGGGAATGACACCACGGTTAATGTGGCAGGTGCATCAGGTAACTTTGAACTGAATGTATTTATGCCTGTGATTGCCTTTAACCTGTTACAGTCAATCCAGTTGCTTGGCGATGCCTGTAACAGCTTTAATGATAACTGCGCCGTTGGTATTGAACCAAACCGTGACAAGATTGAGCACTTTTTACATGATTCATTAATGCTGGTGACTGCGTTGAACCCGGTGATTGGTTATGAGAATGCAGCGAAAGTGGCGAAAACTGCTTATAAAGAAGGTAAAACTCTAAAACAGGTTGCGGTAGAACTTGGTTTAGTAACAGCAGAACAGTTTGACGAAGTGGTTCGGCCTGAAAATATGGTTTCACCGAATGTGAAGTGA
- a CDS encoding holin, whose amino-acid sequence MSDQKSAVMEMAATVSSAASKTTYAGAASGFVAYLASIDVLAWLGIAVALGGFAVNWYYKRLENKRADEIHQLRLEELRKEKEQCRV is encoded by the coding sequence ATGTCCGATCAGAAATCAGCAGTAATGGAAATGGCAGCGACTGTTTCTTCCGCTGCTTCAAAAACAACTTATGCAGGGGCTGCTTCTGGTTTTGTGGCATACCTTGCATCAATCGATGTGCTGGCTTGGCTTGGTATTGCTGTTGCACTGGGTGGCTTTGCAGTGAACTGGTACTACAAGCGACTTGAGAACAAACGAGCCGATGAGATCCATCAGCTGCGTCTGGAGGAATTAAGAAAAGAAAAGGAGCAGTGCCGTGTCTAA